Proteins from a genomic interval of Marmoricola sp. OAE513:
- the dapB gene encoding 4-hydroxy-tetrahydrodipicolinate reductase, protein MSTRKVGVLGAQGKVGREICAGVEAAEDMDLVAALDVGDSLDDLVTNGAELIVDFTHPDAVMGNLRFCIEHGIGAVVGTTGFDEDRLAELRDLLGDAPRSGVLIAPNFSIGAILMMRFSAQAAKYYESVEIIELHHPTKADAPSGTAARTARLIAEARRDAGLPAPPDATSTGLDGARGAEADGIHVHSLRIRGLVAHQEVVLGGPGETLTIRHDSMDRASFVPGVLLGLRRIGGAPGLTVGLEAFLDLDR, encoded by the coding sequence GTGAGCACACGGAAGGTCGGCGTCCTCGGGGCGCAGGGCAAGGTCGGGCGCGAGATCTGTGCAGGCGTGGAGGCTGCCGAGGACATGGATCTCGTCGCGGCGCTCGACGTCGGCGACAGCCTGGACGACCTGGTCACGAACGGCGCCGAGCTGATCGTCGACTTCACCCATCCCGACGCCGTTATGGGCAACCTCCGTTTCTGCATCGAGCACGGCATCGGCGCCGTCGTGGGCACCACCGGCTTCGACGAGGACCGGCTGGCCGAGCTGCGCGACCTTCTCGGCGACGCTCCCCGCAGTGGCGTGCTGATCGCCCCGAACTTCTCCATCGGCGCCATCCTGATGATGCGGTTCTCCGCCCAGGCGGCGAAGTACTACGAGTCGGTCGAGATCATCGAGCTGCACCACCCCACGAAGGCCGACGCACCTTCGGGCACCGCCGCCCGCACGGCCCGGCTCATCGCCGAGGCACGCCGCGACGCCGGGCTGCCGGCGCCCCCGGACGCGACGTCGACCGGTCTCGACGGAGCCCGCGGGGCGGAGGCGGACGGTATCCACGTGCACAGCCTCCGGATCCGCGGCCTGGTCGCGCACCAGGAGGTCGTCCTCGGCGGGCCGGGAGAGACGCTGACGATCCGTCACGACTCGATGGACCGGGCGTCGTTCGTGCCCGGCGTGCTGCTCGGCCTGCGCCGGATCGGTGGAGCCCCCGGCCTGACCGTCGGGCTCGAGGCTTTCCTGGACCTCGACCGGTAA
- a CDS encoding transposase, producing the protein MTSAVLTVDQRGSQAGPDLVPEVLHLLNDPGLGPTLLPFERTAGDEVQGVLSDGRSVVARLELLLRDGAWNIGLGLGAVELPLPSSTRAGRGEAFVLARQAVGRAKQLASRLCVVGASAYRAEQIETVAWLWAGVLTRRSDRGWEVADLLAEGLTYAETASRLGISQSAVSQRAQAAGLIESDRAARLLADLLDEMLEEDG; encoded by the coding sequence ATGACCAGCGCAGTTCTCACCGTCGACCAACGCGGCAGCCAAGCGGGCCCGGACCTGGTGCCAGAGGTGCTCCACCTGCTGAACGATCCTGGGCTCGGACCGACCTTGCTCCCGTTCGAACGGACCGCCGGCGACGAGGTCCAGGGCGTCCTGTCCGACGGCAGGTCCGTGGTCGCCCGCCTCGAGCTGCTGCTGCGCGACGGCGCCTGGAACATCGGGCTCGGGCTCGGCGCGGTCGAGCTCCCGCTCCCCTCCTCGACCCGTGCAGGACGGGGCGAGGCGTTCGTGCTCGCGCGGCAGGCGGTCGGTCGTGCCAAGCAGCTGGCGAGCCGCCTCTGTGTTGTCGGGGCCTCGGCGTACCGTGCGGAGCAGATCGAGACCGTCGCCTGGTTGTGGGCCGGTGTGCTCACCCGGCGCAGCGACCGCGGCTGGGAGGTCGCCGACCTGCTCGCCGAGGGCCTGACCTACGCGGAGACCGCCTCCCGCCTCGGTATCAGCCAGTCGGCGGTGTCCCAGCGGGCCCAAGCGGCAGGACTGATCGAGAGCGACCGGGCCGCCCGGCTGCTCGCGGACCTGCTGGACGAGATGTTGGAGGAGGACGGGTGA
- a CDS encoding pitrilysin family protein, with the protein MTLAAEQKPGTTRTLIGGVQRTVLPGGLRVVTEHVPGVRSAAIGVFVGVGSRDETPALNGASHFLEHLLFKGTPTRTAMEISSALDAVGGEFNAYTAREYTCYHARVLDADLPMAVDVLGDMLTASVITPEDVEAEREVILDEIAMHDDDPDDVVHNLFAAKAWAGTSLARPIAGTAESIRGLTRPQINRYYKSRYTAPAMTVAVAGNIVHRDVVRLVRKAFSRNHFLADLDARPLPPRLAEKPRATKAGEEHTTRPFEQVNLVLGMRGLTRSDPRRYPLGVLNAAFGGGSSSRLFQEVRERRGLAYSVYSFATSYSDAGMVGVAVGSLPSKSAEVLDVVRSEMARMVESGLTQEELDRGRGQMRGGMVLSLEDTGSRMTRLGEVELFQDRLLSLDEVLERLDAVTLADVHELASDLFRRPETLAVVGPA; encoded by the coding sequence GTGACGCTCGCAGCTGAGCAGAAGCCCGGCACGACCCGCACCCTCATCGGAGGCGTCCAACGGACTGTCCTTCCGGGAGGGCTGCGGGTCGTGACCGAGCACGTCCCCGGTGTCCGCTCCGCGGCCATCGGGGTCTTCGTCGGCGTCGGGTCGCGTGACGAGACGCCGGCGCTGAACGGCGCCTCCCACTTCCTCGAGCACCTGCTGTTCAAGGGAACCCCGACGCGTACGGCGATGGAGATCTCCTCCGCGCTGGACGCCGTCGGGGGCGAGTTCAACGCCTACACCGCCCGCGAGTACACCTGCTACCACGCACGCGTGCTCGACGCCGACCTGCCGATGGCGGTCGACGTGCTCGGCGACATGCTGACCGCGTCGGTGATCACGCCTGAGGACGTCGAGGCCGAGCGCGAGGTGATCCTCGACGAGATCGCCATGCACGACGACGACCCGGACGACGTGGTGCACAACCTCTTCGCGGCCAAGGCGTGGGCGGGTACGTCGCTCGCCCGACCGATCGCGGGCACCGCGGAGTCGATCCGGGGGCTGACCCGTCCGCAGATCAACCGCTACTACAAGTCGCGGTACACCGCGCCGGCGATGACCGTGGCCGTGGCCGGCAACATCGTGCACCGCGACGTCGTGCGGCTGGTCCGCAAGGCGTTCTCGCGCAACCACTTCCTCGCCGACCTCGACGCGCGGCCGCTGCCGCCGCGGCTGGCCGAGAAGCCCCGGGCGACCAAGGCGGGCGAGGAGCACACGACCCGTCCGTTCGAGCAGGTGAACCTGGTCCTCGGCATGCGTGGTCTGACCCGGTCGGACCCCCGGCGCTACCCGCTGGGTGTCCTCAACGCGGCGTTCGGTGGGGGATCCTCCTCCCGCCTGTTCCAGGAGGTCCGGGAGCGTCGCGGCCTGGCCTACTCGGTCTACTCGTTCGCGACCAGCTACTCCGACGCCGGCATGGTCGGCGTCGCGGTGGGCTCGCTGCCCAGCAAGTCGGCCGAGGTGCTCGACGTGGTGCGCAGCGAGATGGCCCGGATGGTCGAGTCCGGGCTCACCCAGGAGGAGCTCGACCGGGGTCGCGGCCAGATGCGCGGCGGCATGGTGCTCAGCCTGGAGGACACCGGCTCACGGATGACTCGCCTCGGTGAGGTCGAGCTGTTCCAGGACCGGCTGCTCTCGCTCGACGAGGTGCTCGAGCGCCTCGACGCGGTTACGCTCGCCGACGTCCACGAGCTCGCGTCGGACCTGTTCCGGCGGCCGGAGACGCTGGCCGTCGTCGGTCCGGCCTGA
- a CDS encoding polyribonucleotide nucleotidyltransferase, which yields MSEGPVISAVETVLDNGKFGTRTIKFETGLLARQAAGAVTAYLDEDTMLLSATTAGKQPKDHFDFFPLTIDVEERMYAAGRIPGSFFRSEGRPGEDAILACRLIDRPLRPTFKKGLRNEVQVVITVMALNPDAQYDVLAINAASASTQISGLPFTGPVGATRVALIEGQWVAFPSHSQVEKAVFDMVVAGRVTETGDVAIMMVEAEATEQTIELIQGGAQAPTEEVVASGLDAAKPFIKQLCEAQVELAKQAAKPVQEFPIFLDYEDDVYEAVKAHASEATAAALTIAGKQEREDKLDDIKADVLAALGAQFEGREKEIGAAFRSVNKSLVRQRVLRDKIRIDGRGLTDIRTLSAEVEVLPRVHGSALFERGETQILGVTTLDMLKLEQQLDGLSPEKYRRYMHKYIFPPFSTGETGRVGSPKRREVGHGALARRALLPVLPSREEFPYAIRQLSEAMGSNGSTSMGSVCASTLSLLQAGVPLKAPVAGIAMGLISDTVDGKTEYVALTDILGAEDAFGDMDFKVAGTKQFVTALQLDTKLDGIPADVLAGALTQARDARLAILEVMAEAIDGPEEMSIHAPRIITIKIPVDKIGEVIGPKGKVINQIQDDTGANISIEDDGTIYVGATNGEAAEAARQAINQIANPTMPEVGERYLGTVVKTTNFGAFVSLMPGKDGLLHISKLRALAGGKRVDNVEDVVSVGQKIQVEIGEIDDRGKLSLVPYIEDAEGSEAPAEESDGE from the coding sequence TTGTCTGAGGGACCCGTCATTTCCGCCGTCGAGACCGTTCTGGACAACGGCAAGTTCGGCACCCGCACGATCAAGTTCGAGACCGGCCTCCTGGCCCGGCAGGCCGCCGGTGCGGTCACCGCGTACCTCGACGAGGACACCATGCTCCTGTCGGCGACCACCGCCGGCAAGCAGCCCAAGGACCACTTCGACTTCTTCCCCCTGACGATCGACGTCGAGGAGCGGATGTACGCCGCGGGTCGCATCCCCGGCTCGTTCTTCCGGTCCGAGGGTCGTCCGGGCGAGGACGCGATCCTCGCCTGCCGCCTCATCGACCGTCCGCTGCGCCCGACCTTCAAGAAGGGCCTGCGCAACGAGGTCCAGGTCGTCATCACCGTGATGGCGCTGAACCCCGACGCCCAGTACGACGTGCTGGCGATCAACGCCGCGTCGGCGTCCACCCAGATCTCCGGCCTGCCGTTCACCGGCCCGGTCGGCGCCACCCGCGTCGCGCTCATCGAGGGCCAGTGGGTCGCGTTCCCGTCGCACAGCCAGGTCGAGAAGGCCGTCTTCGACATGGTCGTCGCCGGGCGGGTCACCGAGACCGGTGACGTCGCGATCATGATGGTCGAGGCCGAGGCCACCGAGCAGACCATCGAGCTCATCCAGGGTGGAGCCCAGGCCCCGACCGAGGAGGTCGTCGCCAGCGGTCTGGACGCTGCCAAGCCGTTCATCAAGCAGCTCTGCGAGGCGCAGGTCGAGCTGGCCAAGCAGGCCGCGAAGCCCGTCCAGGAGTTCCCGATCTTCCTCGACTACGAGGACGACGTGTACGAGGCCGTCAAGGCGCACGCCTCCGAGGCCACCGCTGCCGCGCTCACCATCGCCGGCAAGCAGGAGCGCGAGGACAAGCTCGACGACATCAAGGCCGACGTGCTCGCCGCCCTCGGCGCGCAGTTCGAGGGTCGCGAGAAGGAGATCGGCGCGGCGTTCCGCTCGGTCAACAAGTCGCTGGTCCGCCAGCGCGTGCTGCGCGACAAGATCCGCATCGACGGCCGTGGCCTGACCGACATCCGGACCCTGTCCGCCGAGGTCGAGGTCCTGCCCCGCGTGCACGGCTCGGCGCTGTTCGAGCGCGGCGAGACGCAGATCCTGGGTGTCACCACGCTGGACATGCTCAAGCTCGAGCAGCAGCTCGACGGTCTCTCCCCGGAGAAGTACCGCCGGTACATGCACAAGTACATCTTCCCGCCGTTCTCCACCGGTGAGACCGGTCGCGTCGGTTCGCCGAAGCGTCGCGAGGTCGGTCACGGTGCGCTCGCCCGTCGCGCGCTCCTGCCGGTGCTCCCGAGCCGCGAGGAGTTCCCGTACGCGATCCGTCAGCTGTCCGAGGCGATGGGCTCCAACGGCTCGACCTCGATGGGTTCGGTCTGCGCCTCGACGCTGTCCCTGCTGCAGGCCGGTGTGCCGCTGAAGGCGCCGGTCGCCGGTATCGCGATGGGTCTGATCTCCGACACCGTCGACGGCAAGACCGAGTACGTCGCGCTCACCGACATCCTCGGTGCCGAGGACGCGTTCGGTGACATGGACTTCAAGGTCGCCGGTACCAAGCAGTTCGTCACCGCCCTGCAGCTCGACACCAAGCTCGACGGCATCCCCGCCGACGTGCTGGCCGGCGCGCTGACCCAGGCACGGGACGCCCGTCTGGCGATCCTCGAGGTCATGGCCGAGGCCATCGACGGCCCCGAGGAGATGTCGATCCACGCTCCGCGGATCATCACCATCAAGATCCCGGTCGACAAGATCGGCGAGGTGATCGGGCCCAAGGGCAAGGTCATCAACCAGATCCAGGACGACACCGGCGCGAACATCTCCATCGAGGACGACGGCACCATCTACGTCGGTGCCACGAACGGAGAGGCCGCCGAGGCCGCCCGCCAGGCGATCAACCAGATCGCCAACCCGACGATGCCGGAGGTCGGCGAGCGCTACCTCGGTACCGTCGTGAAGACGACCAACTTCGGTGCGTTCGTCTCGCTGATGCCGGGCAAGGACGGGCTGCTGCACATCAGCAAGCTCCGTGCGCTGGCCGGCGGCAAGCGGGTCGACAACGTCGAGGACGTCGTCTCCGTGGGTCAGAAGATCCAGGTCGAGATCGGTGAGATCGACGACCGCGGCAAGCTGTCGCTGGTCCCGTACATCGAGGACGCCGAGGGTTCTGAGGCTCCTGCCGAGGAGTCCGACGGCGAGTGA
- the rpsO gene encoding 30S ribosomal protein S15, which yields MSIGTDAETKKKIIAEYATTDGDTGSPEVQIALLSHRISHLTEHLKSHKHDHHSRRGLLLLVGQRRRLLNYLEKTEIERYRSIVQRLGLRR from the coding sequence GTGTCGATCGGTACTGACGCAGAGACCAAGAAGAAGATCATCGCCGAGTACGCCACCACTGACGGTGACACCGGCTCCCCGGAGGTCCAGATCGCGCTGCTCTCGCACCGCATCTCGCACCTCACCGAGCACCTCAAGTCGCACAAGCACGACCACCACAGCCGTCGTGGCCTGCTCCTGCTGGTCGGCCAGCGCCGCCGCCTTCTCAACTACCTCGAGAAGACCGAGATCGAGCGCTACCGCTCGATCGTGCAGCGCCTCGGCCTGCGTCGCTGA
- a CDS encoding PadR family transcriptional regulator — MDTTQLLKGVLDLTVLAVVEGEDGYGYDIVRRLRDGGLSDVGDASVYGTLRRLYSSGALTSYVVPSESGPHRKYYGITPTGRSQLKKQRDDWTVFSGTVSALLGKPHLEGVSA; from the coding sequence ATGGATACCACTCAGCTCCTCAAGGGAGTACTCGACCTGACCGTGCTGGCGGTCGTCGAGGGCGAGGACGGCTACGGCTACGACATCGTCCGACGACTGCGCGACGGCGGACTGTCCGACGTCGGCGACGCCTCCGTCTACGGCACCCTGCGCCGGCTGTACTCGTCCGGGGCGCTGACCTCGTACGTCGTGCCGTCGGAGTCGGGTCCGCACCGCAAGTACTACGGCATCACCCCGACCGGGCGGTCGCAGCTGAAGAAGCAGCGCGACGACTGGACGGTCTTCTCCGGCACCGTCTCCGCACTTCTCGGCAAGCCCCACCTCGAAGGAGTCTCCGCATGA
- a CDS encoding molybdopterin-dependent oxidoreductase yields MSAPSAGFTGTKHGVCNLCEAICGLKISIANDVVTSIRGNDEDPLSRGHICPKGVALADIYTDPDRLRRPVRRTGTGADATWTEISWDEALDAVADGLAKAVNENDKNALGIYVGNPNAHSLGSMTHGFELIKTFKTRNKFSASSVDQIPHMYVGMLQFGHQLLLPVADIDRTSYFLVFGANPVASNGSLMTVPDFPNRVRDLKARGGQMVVFDPRRTETAKVATEHHFIRPASDAVVLLAMVNTLLSENLATPPSYVDNLDALQAAIAEFTPEYAASVSGVDAETIRRVAREFAAADGAAAYGRMGLSTQGFGSICQWAINLLNLLSGNFDRVGGVLFPEPAIDVVKNGLLSSGHFDVWRSRVRGMPEFGGELPVSVFREEIDTPGEGQIKAVLTLAGNPVLSTPDGRRLSESFAGLDFMASVDIYLNETTRHADVILPPTTALERDHYDLVFHALSVRNTARFTPAVFEKEPDALHDWEIFQQIAARTNARINAKKPLLQRVSERVRMSMSPTLMVTLLLALGRKTSMKQLRQHPEGVDLGELRPTMPKRLGTKDKRIDLAPAPLVADLDRLRSTLPVPAEGELVLIGRRHKQDCNSWTHNLERLHRGKPRHQLLMNPADLAARGITDGALVRITSRVGSVEIDVAAADDMMPGVVSLPHGYGHQVGGTRMGHASGVAGVSINDLTDPERLDVSGNAALSGVPVTVEALVTEKVPQPA; encoded by the coding sequence ATGAGCGCACCCTCCGCCGGCTTCACCGGCACCAAGCACGGCGTCTGCAACCTCTGCGAGGCCATCTGCGGCCTGAAGATCAGCATCGCGAACGACGTCGTCACCTCGATCCGCGGAAACGACGAGGACCCGCTGTCGCGCGGCCACATCTGCCCCAAGGGCGTGGCGCTGGCCGACATCTACACCGACCCCGACCGGCTGCGGCGACCCGTGCGGCGTACCGGGACGGGCGCGGACGCGACCTGGACCGAGATCAGCTGGGACGAAGCGCTCGACGCCGTTGCCGACGGTCTGGCCAAAGCCGTCAACGAGAACGACAAGAACGCGCTCGGCATCTACGTCGGCAACCCGAACGCGCACTCGCTCGGCTCGATGACCCACGGGTTCGAGCTGATCAAGACCTTCAAGACGCGCAACAAGTTCTCCGCGTCCTCGGTGGACCAGATCCCGCACATGTACGTCGGGATGCTGCAGTTCGGCCACCAGCTGCTGCTCCCGGTCGCCGACATCGACCGCACCAGCTACTTCCTGGTCTTCGGGGCGAACCCGGTGGCCTCCAACGGATCGCTGATGACGGTGCCGGACTTCCCCAACCGGGTCCGCGACCTCAAGGCCCGCGGCGGTCAGATGGTCGTCTTCGACCCGCGCCGCACCGAGACCGCCAAGGTCGCGACCGAGCACCACTTCATCCGCCCGGCCAGTGACGCGGTCGTGCTGCTGGCGATGGTCAACACGCTGCTCTCCGAGAACCTGGCCACTCCCCCGTCCTACGTCGACAACCTGGACGCGCTGCAGGCCGCGATCGCCGAGTTCACCCCGGAGTACGCGGCTTCGGTCAGTGGTGTGGACGCCGAGACGATCCGGCGGGTCGCGCGGGAATTCGCCGCAGCCGACGGCGCGGCGGCGTACGGGCGGATGGGGCTCTCCACCCAGGGTTTCGGCTCGATCTGCCAGTGGGCGATCAACCTGCTCAACCTGCTGTCCGGCAACTTCGACCGGGTCGGCGGTGTGCTCTTCCCCGAGCCCGCGATCGACGTGGTCAAGAACGGGCTGCTGTCCTCGGGGCACTTCGACGTCTGGCGCAGCCGCGTCCGCGGGATGCCCGAGTTCGGCGGCGAGCTCCCGGTCTCGGTCTTCCGCGAGGAGATCGACACCCCGGGCGAGGGGCAGATCAAGGCGGTACTGACGCTGGCCGGCAACCCGGTGCTCTCCACCCCGGACGGACGCCGGCTCAGCGAGTCGTTCGCCGGCCTGGACTTCATGGCCAGCGTCGACATCTACCTCAACGAGACGACCCGGCACGCCGACGTGATCCTGCCGCCGACCACGGCGCTGGAGCGGGACCACTACGACCTGGTCTTCCACGCGCTCAGTGTCCGCAACACCGCCCGGTTCACGCCGGCGGTGTTCGAGAAGGAGCCGGACGCCCTGCACGACTGGGAGATCTTCCAGCAGATCGCGGCCCGCACGAACGCGCGGATCAACGCCAAGAAGCCGTTGCTGCAGCGCGTCTCCGAGCGGGTCCGGATGTCGATGAGCCCGACGTTGATGGTCACGCTGCTGCTGGCGCTGGGGCGCAAGACGTCGATGAAGCAGCTGCGGCAGCACCCCGAGGGCGTCGACCTGGGCGAGCTCCGGCCGACGATGCCGAAGCGGCTGGGGACCAAGGACAAGCGGATCGACCTGGCACCGGCGCCGCTGGTCGCCGACCTCGACCGGCTGCGGTCCACCCTCCCCGTGCCGGCCGAGGGCGAGCTGGTCCTCATCGGGCGCCGGCACAAGCAGGACTGCAACTCCTGGACCCACAACCTCGAGCGGCTGCACAGGGGCAAGCCGCGCCACCAGCTGCTGATGAACCCGGCCGACCTGGCCGCTCGCGGCATCACCGACGGCGCCCTGGTGCGGATCACCTCGCGGGTCGGTTCGGTCGAGATCGACGTCGCCGCAGCCGACGACATGATGCCTGGCGTGGTCTCGTTGCCGCACGGCTACGGCCACCAGGTCGGCGGCACCCGGATGGGGCACGCCTCCGGCGTCGCGGGCGTCTCGATCAACGACCTGACCGACCCCGAGCGACTCGACGTCAGCGGCAACGCGGCGCTGTCGGGGGTGCCGGTGACGGTCGAGGCGCTGGTGACCGAGAAGGTGCCGCAGCCGGCGTGA
- a CDS encoding MMPL family transporter, whose protein sequence is MSTSPQHHPAEQKHSALTALPLRAARWSATHPWRAIGAWFAFVLIAVGLAVVVPTAETKEADYELGDSGKASSLVRESGLDGNPSEAVLIRARAGQRMDRDAATAVAAEIATDARAATGVASVADPVLSESGRAVLVDVELKRGADDVSALTKVTDAAAKAHPDLRISQAGDVSIDDGVDDRVSEDLASAEGISLPITLLLMLLAFGALIAAGIPVIIAASSVAATIGITAPLSHLVHAEPTVSSMIVLIGMAVGVDYSLFYLKREREERAKGHSTPDAVEIAAATSGHSIVVSGLAVIAAMTGLYVVGGATFNSLATGSILVVAIAVLGSITVLPALLAKLGRWVDRPRVPLLWRLNERVGQGGVSKVFLGPVVRRPVVALTVGGAAAVALAVPTFGMTVHEANLKTLPADIPQVQTLRAITAEFPSQGESAEVVVEAAAADSGKVVAALEDLGRAAVATRDFVATDDVVRTSTDGTVSVLHLVTPYGEADPRVDQAVATLRDDLVPAALDGIEKDGASAYVGGGAAESVDSADRLRTYLPIVVGFVLLLTVVMMGLAFRSVAVALLSAVLNLVSVGVAFGILTLVFQHGWFESLLDFSSPGFVIDWLPMFILVVLVGLSMDYQVFVLSRIREHIRSGLPVRLAVERGVRDTAGVVTSAAAVMVSVFAIFATLSMLEMKMMGVGLAAAILIDATLIRLVLMPAALVLIGDRAWKRDAGRAPVGTQVAESEPAYELV, encoded by the coding sequence ATGTCCACCTCCCCGCAGCACCACCCAGCAGAGCAAAAGCACAGTGCGCTCACCGCGCTTCCCCTCAGGGCCGCCCGCTGGAGCGCCACCCATCCGTGGCGCGCGATCGGCGCCTGGTTCGCCTTCGTCCTGATCGCCGTCGGCCTGGCCGTCGTGGTCCCGACGGCCGAGACCAAGGAGGCCGACTACGAGCTCGGTGACTCCGGCAAGGCTTCGTCCCTGGTCCGGGAGTCCGGCCTGGACGGCAACCCGTCCGAGGCGGTCCTCATCCGCGCCCGGGCCGGCCAGAGGATGGACCGTGACGCTGCGACCGCCGTGGCAGCCGAGATCGCGACGGACGCGAGAGCCGCTACCGGCGTCGCGTCGGTGGCCGATCCCGTGCTCAGCGAGTCCGGGAGGGCGGTCCTCGTCGACGTCGAGCTGAAGCGGGGGGCCGACGACGTCAGCGCCCTGACGAAGGTCACCGACGCGGCGGCGAAGGCGCACCCGGACCTGCGGATCAGCCAGGCCGGTGACGTCAGCATCGACGACGGCGTCGACGACCGGGTCAGCGAGGATCTCGCCTCGGCCGAGGGGATCAGCCTGCCGATCACGCTGCTGCTGATGCTGCTCGCCTTCGGTGCGCTCATCGCTGCCGGCATCCCGGTGATCATCGCGGCGAGCAGCGTCGCGGCCACCATCGGGATCACCGCACCGCTCTCGCACCTCGTGCACGCCGAGCCGACCGTCAGCAGCATGATCGTGCTGATCGGTATGGCGGTGGGCGTCGACTACTCGCTCTTCTACCTCAAGCGCGAGCGTGAGGAGCGGGCCAAGGGGCACAGCACCCCCGACGCCGTCGAGATCGCGGCTGCGACCTCGGGCCACTCGATCGTCGTCTCCGGCCTGGCGGTCATCGCGGCGATGACCGGGCTGTACGTCGTCGGCGGCGCCACCTTCAACTCGCTGGCGACCGGGTCGATCCTGGTCGTCGCGATCGCGGTGCTCGGATCCATCACGGTGCTGCCGGCGCTGCTGGCCAAGCTCGGCCGCTGGGTCGACCGCCCGCGCGTCCCGCTGCTGTGGCGCCTGAACGAACGGGTCGGTCAGGGCGGCGTGAGCAAGGTCTTCCTGGGCCCGGTCGTGCGGCGCCCGGTCGTCGCGCTGACGGTCGGCGGTGCTGCCGCGGTCGCGCTCGCCGTGCCGACTTTCGGCATGACGGTGCACGAGGCCAACCTCAAGACGCTGCCGGCCGACATCCCGCAGGTCCAGACGCTACGGGCGATCACCGCGGAGTTCCCGTCGCAGGGCGAGAGTGCCGAGGTGGTCGTGGAGGCCGCTGCGGCAGACTCCGGCAAGGTCGTCGCTGCGCTGGAGGATCTTGGCCGTGCCGCGGTCGCGACCCGGGACTTCGTCGCCACGGACGACGTCGTCCGGACCTCCACCGACGGCACGGTCTCGGTGCTGCACCTGGTCACGCCGTACGGCGAGGCCGACCCGCGCGTGGACCAGGCCGTGGCGACGCTGCGGGACGACCTCGTTCCGGCGGCCCTGGACGGGATCGAGAAGGACGGAGCCTCGGCGTACGTCGGCGGCGGCGCCGCGGAGTCCGTGGACTCGGCCGACCGGCTGCGCACCTACCTGCCGATCGTCGTCGGGTTCGTGCTGCTGCTGACCGTGGTGATGATGGGCCTCGCCTTCCGCAGCGTCGCCGTGGCGCTGCTGTCCGCGGTGCTCAACCTGGTCTCCGTCGGTGTCGCCTTCGGCATCCTGACGCTGGTCTTCCAGCACGGCTGGTTCGAGTCGCTCCTCGACTTCAGCTCGCCGGGCTTCGTCATCGACTGGCTGCCGATGTTCATCCTGGTGGTGCTGGTCGGCCTGTCGATGGACTACCAGGTGTTCGTGCTCAGCCGGATCCGCGAGCACATCCGTTCCGGTCTGCCGGTGCGGCTGGCCGTCGAGCGGGGAGTCCGCGACACCGCCGGCGTGGTCACCAGCGCTGCCGCGGTGATGGTCTCGGTGTTCGCGATCTTCGCCACGCTGAGCATGCTGGAGATGAAGATGATGGGCGTCGGCCTGGCCGCCGCCATCCTCATCGACGCCACGCTGATCCGGTTGGTGCTGATGCCGGCCGCGCTCGTGCTCATCGGTGACCGGGCCTGGAAGCGTGACGCGGGTCGGGCCCCGGTGGGGACGCAGGTGGCGGAGTCCGAGCCGGCGTACGAGCTGGTCTGA